One Bacteroidota bacterium genomic region harbors:
- a CDS encoding DUF5606 domain-containing protein, with translation MDLSGIISIAGMSGLYKVVAQTKNGLIVESIVEKKRVPTYSTQRISALEDISIFTTGEDMPLKDVLKKISDKLTGGFALDHKAADDALKAFFAEAVPEYDKERVYISDIRKVINWYNVLQKNDLLKEKANSNDADPEKTKVKIAAEEKAKTYSKPVVKDSMSKPLKTAAPKKTQTTRKTGAA, from the coding sequence ATGGATTTAAGCGGTATTATTTCGATTGCAGGAATGAGCGGGCTATACAAAGTAGTTGCTCAAACAAAAAACGGGTTGATCGTTGAATCGATCGTTGAAAAAAAACGGGTTCCCACTTATTCTACCCAGCGTATAAGCGCATTGGAAGATATCAGCATTTTTACCACAGGTGAAGATATGCCCCTTAAAGATGTCCTGAAAAAAATTTCGGATAAATTAACAGGAGGATTTGCCCTTGATCATAAAGCGGCTGATGACGCATTGAAAGCTTTTTTTGCTGAGGCTGTGCCCGAATATGACAAAGAGAGGGTATATATTTCCGATATCCGAAAAGTGATTAATTGGTACAATGTTCTTCAAAAGAATGATCTTCTTAAAGAAAAGGCAAATAGCAATGATGCTGATCCCGAAAAAACAAAAGTAAAAATTGCAGCCGAGGAAAAAGCGAAAACATACAGCAAACCTGTAGTTAAAGACTCTATGTCCAAACCCCTGAAAACGGCAGCACCAAAGAAAACCCAAACCACAAGAAAAACCGGTGCCGCATAG
- a CDS encoding M3 family oligoendopeptidase produces MNHPDTVPIKLRRQLLPQQFKVETWEQLAPYFKELKERPVHAVDELEKWLLDLSEITAILSEERAWRYIRMTCDTANKKYREAYTFFCEEISPHIELYSDSFNKKLMDSPYRDQLDKEKYRIYLRDVQNDLELFRERNIPLYTQLDIEEQKYAAWSGEMTINFDGKELTLQQAVVHLKNNDRPKRERVYLLIHQRRMQDRERMDELFNGLIKLRQQIATNTGFDNFRDYMFKAMGRFDYTIQDCFGFHDVIRTEVVPLIAQMDEQRKRKLNLNSLRPWDLDVDPGQLEPLHPFNDAADLINKSIQCFYKVRPFYGQCLETMKDLGRLDLDSRKGKAPGGYNYSLNETGVPFIFMNAAGVHRDLVTMVHEGGHAIHAFLTNHLELNSFKDYPSEVAELASMSMELISMEHWDVFFNNVNDLKRARREQLEKVIRMLPWIAVVDKFQHWIYTNKDHTTEERTAAWESLLKDMSSSVVDWTGIEEYRAHSWKAQLHIFDSPFYYIEYGMAQLGAVAMWKNYKTNPEKALDGYEAALKLGYTRSIPEIYAAAGIKFDFSKQYVHELLEFVKQELKNYTE; encoded by the coding sequence ATGAATCACCCGGACACAGTCCCTATCAAACTCAGGCGCCAGTTACTGCCTCAGCAATTCAAGGTTGAAACCTGGGAACAACTTGCACCTTATTTTAAAGAGTTAAAAGAACGACCTGTTCATGCTGTTGACGAACTCGAAAAATGGCTGTTGGACCTCAGTGAAATCACAGCCATCCTGAGTGAAGAGAGAGCCTGGCGTTATATCCGTATGACCTGCGATACAGCAAATAAAAAATACAGGGAAGCCTACACCTTTTTCTGTGAAGAAATATCGCCTCACATTGAATTATATTCCGATTCATTTAATAAAAAGCTGATGGATTCCCCCTACCGGGATCAGTTGGATAAAGAGAAGTACAGGATATATTTAAGAGACGTTCAAAACGACCTGGAATTATTCCGGGAACGAAACATCCCCCTATATACCCAGCTTGACATTGAAGAACAAAAGTATGCTGCATGGTCGGGTGAGATGACAATTAACTTTGACGGGAAAGAACTCACTTTACAACAAGCAGTAGTTCACTTAAAGAACAATGACCGTCCAAAGCGCGAAAGAGTATACTTGCTTATACATCAGCGAAGGATGCAGGATCGCGAAAGGATGGATGAATTATTTAACGGGCTTATAAAACTGCGGCAGCAGATAGCAACGAATACCGGCTTTGACAACTTCCGCGATTATATGTTCAAAGCGATGGGGCGCTTTGATTATACCATACAGGATTGTTTCGGCTTTCATGATGTCATCAGAACCGAGGTAGTTCCTTTGATCGCTCAGATGGACGAACAACGCAAGAGAAAACTGAACCTTAACAGCCTCCGTCCATGGGACCTGGACGTGGATCCCGGGCAGTTGGAACCTCTTCATCCGTTCAATGACGCTGCAGACCTGATAAACAAGTCCATTCAATGTTTTTATAAAGTGCGCCCGTTTTACGGCCAATGTCTTGAAACAATGAAAGACCTCGGCCGGCTTGACCTGGATTCACGCAAAGGCAAGGCTCCAGGCGGTTACAACTATTCGCTGAACGAAACAGGTGTGCCTTTTATTTTTATGAACGCGGCCGGCGTTCACCGTGACCTGGTAACAATGGTACACGAAGGCGGCCATGCGATACATGCATTTTTAACCAATCACCTCGAACTTAACTCATTTAAAGATTATCCGTCCGAAGTGGCCGAACTCGCTTCCATGTCTATGGAACTTATATCGATGGAACACTGGGATGTTTTCTTTAACAATGTGAATGATTTAAAACGTGCCCGCAGGGAACAGCTTGAAAAGGTTATCCGCATGCTCCCCTGGATAGCTGTAGTTGACAAGTTTCAACATTGGATATATACAAACAAAGATCATACAACGGAGGAGCGCACAGCTGCCTGGGAGTCCTTACTTAAGGACATGAGCAGCTCCGTAGTTGACTGGACCGGCATTGAAGAATATCGCGCGCACAGTTGGAAAGCGCAACTGCATATATTTGATTCGCCCTTCTATTATATTGAATATGGCATGGCACAATTGGGTGCGGTAGCTATGTGGAAAAATTACAAAACCAACCCTGAGAAAGCCCTTGATGGCTATGAAGCGGCTTTAAAACTAGGTTATACCCGGTCAATACCTGAAATTTACGCGGCCGCGGGGATCAAATTCGATTTCTCAAAACAATATGTACACGAGCTGCTTGAATTTGTGAAGCAGGAACTCAAAAATTATACAGAGTAG
- a CDS encoding DinB family protein codes for MRRPQPADHPAYYEAYIKLVKEDDALKALDNGIFKMPALLSEIDEEKEDYAYAPGKWTIKEVIGHIIDTERIMAYRALCFARDDAQELPGFDENNYVKNANFSKQRLIDMGHEFSVLRKSNIYLFKSFDEGELDRKGIANKNKMNVRSLIYVIAGHQLHHMNVIRERYLE; via the coding sequence ATCAGACGTCCTCAACCCGCCGATCATCCGGCCTATTACGAAGCTTATATAAAACTGGTGAAAGAAGATGATGCATTAAAAGCCCTTGACAATGGTATATTTAAAATGCCTGCTCTTTTATCCGAAATTGATGAAGAAAAAGAAGACTACGCGTATGCACCTGGCAAATGGACCATTAAAGAAGTAATAGGACACATTATTGATACCGAACGCATAATGGCCTACCGTGCGCTTTGCTTTGCACGTGACGATGCCCAGGAGCTGCCAGGTTTTGATGAGAACAACTATGTGAAAAATGCCAACTTTTCAAAACAACGGCTCATTGACATGGGACATGAGTTCAGTGTGCTGCGTAAATCAAACATCTATCTTTTCAAAAGTTTTGATGAAGGTGAGCTAGACAGGAAAGGTATCGCGAATAAAAACAAAATGAATGTACGTTCTCTCATCTACGTTATTGCCGGCCACCAATTGCATCACATGAATGTAATCAGGGAGAGGTATTTAGAATAA
- a CDS encoding T9SS type A sorting domain-containing protein has translation MKKNLLFSLLLTSPFLSATAQKTLTCDKSVYAPGVQIVFTYTNAVSTTDWIGIYNQGITPQGANYETWNYVPNSGNGTKTFSNSLAIGTYDSYFMCCDKYDSIFVKGPTFQVANSTGVYDHLSNDLFSIYPNPARGFFTMEFSKETSGILEIYDLAGHLVYNNSVKKMSTLPVQATGLSKGIYLIKFCSAEQIYNQKLIIE, from the coding sequence ATGAAAAAAAATCTACTATTTAGCTTATTGCTGACCTCCCCTTTTTTGAGTGCAACGGCTCAGAAAACGCTTACATGCGACAAATCGGTTTATGCTCCGGGTGTACAGATTGTATTTACCTATACAAATGCGGTATCCACAACAGACTGGATCGGTATATACAACCAAGGGATTACGCCCCAGGGGGCTAATTATGAAACCTGGAACTATGTTCCTAATTCCGGTAACGGGACAAAAACATTTTCTAATAGTTTGGCCATTGGTACCTACGATAGTTATTTTATGTGTTGCGATAAGTATGATTCAATATTTGTAAAAGGGCCAACTTTTCAGGTAGCCAACAGTACTGGTGTTTACGATCATTTAAGCAACGATCTGTTCAGTATTTACCCAAACCCGGCCAGGGGATTCTTTACAATGGAGTTCAGCAAGGAAACTTCCGGAATACTTGAGATCTATGACCTTGCCGGGCATTTGGTTTATAACAATTCGGTTAAAAAGATGAGTACATTACCTGTTCAGGCAACAGGGCTCAGTAAGGGTATATATTTAATAAAGTTTTGTTCAGCCGAACAGATATATAATCAGAAACTGATAATAGAGTAA
- the yidC gene encoding membrane protein insertase YidC translates to MDRNSIIGLVLITGIMLGWMLMSQPSKEELERQKKLRDSIELVQSKEEARQKDLAAKIASGKDSIKTLAPATISMATVDSVVINPDSLEALQIKQRYGVFAAASQGEKKELTIENELLKATVSTHGGYVASVVLKKYKTSAGKPLVLFTEDSTIQALEFNTANSHLFSTNDFYFTPETKPVIVSGRDSGSLVLRLYSDDKLKYIEYVYSLKGNSYLLKYDVNFKGMNDIVAANASEVNLKWSMKTPSQEKDPETQRNASTIYFKYLDDEVDYINQTADEKKSLEAKIEWVGFKQQFFTSVLMAEKGFEKPTDIETLGDAASTTRIKTFTADLSIPFNHMPAEGFDMQFYFGPNHYKTLKSYGHDLEKQIYLGWSIFAFVNKWIVIPTFNFLSQFNMNYGIIILLLTIFIKIILFPIAFKTYLSSAKMRILKPEIDEINKKFGTDDPMKKQQATMTLYKQAGVNPLAGCIPVLLQLPILAALFSFFPSAIELRQQSFLWATDLSTYDSIYDLAFKIPFYGDHVSLFTLLMTVSTILYTYSNSQLMGSTEQMPGMKFMMYAMPVIFLGVFNNYSAGLSYYYFLANMITFGQTYVMRKFVDEKALHAKIQENKRKPVKQSSFQKRLEEMAKQRQQQVRKR, encoded by the coding sequence ATGGATAGAAATTCGATTATTGGGCTGGTACTTATTACTGGAATAATGCTGGGTTGGATGCTTATGAGCCAGCCATCAAAAGAAGAGCTTGAACGCCAGAAAAAATTACGCGATTCAATTGAACTTGTGCAGAGTAAGGAAGAGGCTAGGCAAAAAGACCTGGCTGCAAAGATAGCTTCCGGTAAGGATTCTATAAAGACTTTAGCCCCTGCTACGATCAGTATGGCAACTGTAGACAGTGTCGTAATCAACCCCGATTCTTTAGAAGCTCTTCAGATCAAACAACGCTACGGCGTTTTTGCAGCTGCTTCTCAGGGCGAAAAAAAGGAACTGACAATAGAGAATGAATTATTGAAGGCCACAGTATCAACACATGGTGGATATGTTGCGAGTGTGGTTTTAAAGAAGTATAAAACCTCTGCAGGTAAGCCGCTTGTGCTTTTCACGGAAGACTCTACTATCCAGGCACTGGAATTTAATACAGCGAACTCTCATCTCTTTTCGACGAACGATTTTTATTTTACCCCTGAAACAAAGCCGGTAATTGTAAGCGGGCGGGACTCCGGTTCGCTTGTGCTGAGGCTGTATTCGGATGATAAGTTGAAATACATTGAGTATGTATATAGCCTGAAAGGAAATAGTTACCTGTTAAAGTATGATGTGAATTTTAAAGGTATGAATGACATTGTGGCCGCGAATGCTTCAGAAGTCAACCTGAAGTGGAGTATGAAAACACCTTCGCAGGAAAAAGACCCTGAAACGCAACGGAATGCATCTACCATTTACTTTAAATACCTTGATGATGAAGTGGATTATATTAACCAGACTGCGGATGAGAAGAAATCACTTGAGGCAAAGATAGAGTGGGTGGGTTTCAAGCAGCAATTTTTCACCTCGGTGCTGATGGCTGAAAAGGGGTTTGAAAAGCCAACAGATATTGAAACACTTGGTGACGCTGCATCAACTACCCGGATAAAAACCTTCACAGCCGACCTGAGTATTCCATTCAACCATATGCCCGCTGAAGGTTTTGATATGCAGTTTTATTTTGGTCCTAATCATTATAAAACCCTTAAAAGCTATGGCCATGACCTGGAGAAGCAAATTTACCTGGGCTGGAGCATTTTCGCGTTTGTGAATAAATGGATCGTTATCCCAACTTTTAATTTCCTGAGTCAGTTTAACATGAACTACGGGATCATTATTTTGCTGCTTACCATTTTCATTAAAATAATTTTGTTCCCTATCGCTTTCAAGACATACCTGTCATCTGCCAAGATGCGGATACTTAAACCGGAGATAGATGAGATAAATAAAAAATTCGGAACGGACGATCCCATGAAAAAGCAGCAGGCTACCATGACTTTATATAAACAGGCAGGGGTGAACCCTTTGGCAGGCTGCATACCTGTGCTTCTTCAGTTGCCTATCCTGGCAGCTCTTTTCAGCTTTTTTCCATCCGCGATCGAATTGCGCCAGCAAAGTTTTTTATGGGCCACCGATCTTTCAACTTACGACTCTATATATGATCTTGCTTTCAAAATACCATTTTATGGCGATCACGTTAGTTTATTTACATTGCTCATGACGGTATCTACAATACTCTATACATACTCCAACAGCCAGTTGATGGGTTCAACTGAACAAATGCCCGGAATGAAATTTATGATGTATGCCATGCCGGTTATTTTCTTAGGGGTGTTCAATAATTATTCCGCAGGCTTAAGTTATTATTACTTTCTGGCCAACATGATCACTTTCGGACAAACGTATGTGATGCGCAAATTTGTTGATGAAAAAGCACTGCATGCTAAAATACAGGAGAATAAGCGTAAGCCTGTTAAGCAAAGCAGTTTCCAGAAACGCCTTGAGGAAATGGCTAAGCAACGCCAACAGCAGGTAAGAAAAAGGTGA
- a CDS encoding CTP synthase, with protein sequence MSAGTKYIFVTGGVTSSLGKGIVSASLAKLLQARGHTVTIQKLDPYINVDPGTLNPYEHGECFVTDDGAETDLDLGHYERFLNTPTSQANNVTTGKIYQTVIEKERRGDFLGKTVQVIPHITDEIKDRIRALGKTGKYEIVITEIGGTVGDIESLPYIEAIRQLKWELGKDCIVIHLTLIPYLSTTGELKTKPTQHSVKLMLEYGVQPDILVCRAEHKISKELKNKIALFCNVEARAVIEAIDASTIYEVPLFMEAEKLDIVVLEKLGLPVKGEAKLESWKHFLAALKTPKTEVRIGLVGKYIELKDSYKSIAESFIHAGVANECKVKLEWIHSETITEENVGSKLNGLTGILVAPGFGNRGIEGKINAIKFARENKIPFLGICLGMQCAVIEFARNVMGLKGAHSTEMNPETAHPVIDLLEAQKKITNKGGTMRLGAYTCKIIEGTKVLEAYKTAEISERHRHRYEFNNEYLGDFERAGMVASGINPNAGLVEIVELKDHPWFVGVQFHPEYKSTVENPHPLFVNFVKAAVHVASLVH encoded by the coding sequence ATGTCAGCAGGCACCAAATACATTTTTGTAACAGGTGGTGTGACATCCTCTTTAGGTAAAGGAATTGTGTCGGCTTCGCTGGCAAAATTACTCCAGGCACGCGGCCACACTGTGACTATACAAAAGCTTGATCCTTACATAAATGTTGATCCGGGAACCCTCAATCCCTATGAGCACGGCGAGTGCTTTGTTACAGATGATGGGGCAGAGACAGATCTTGATCTCGGACATTATGAGCGGTTTTTAAATACGCCTACATCACAGGCAAATAATGTTACAACAGGTAAAATATACCAGACAGTAATTGAAAAAGAAAGACGCGGTGACTTTTTAGGAAAAACAGTACAGGTCATTCCGCATATTACCGATGAGATCAAGGACCGTATCCGCGCTTTAGGGAAAACAGGGAAGTATGAAATAGTCATCACCGAAATAGGTGGCACAGTCGGCGACATTGAATCGCTTCCTTATATAGAGGCGATCCGTCAGTTAAAATGGGAGCTTGGAAAAGATTGCATAGTTATTCATCTTACACTTATTCCATACCTGTCAACCACAGGTGAATTAAAAACAAAACCTACTCAGCATTCAGTTAAGTTAATGCTTGAATATGGGGTTCAGCCCGATATCCTGGTGTGTCGCGCCGAACATAAAATAAGCAAAGAGCTAAAAAATAAGATCGCCCTTTTCTGTAATGTGGAAGCTCGCGCTGTTATTGAAGCCATTGATGCCAGCACAATTTATGAAGTTCCATTGTTCATGGAAGCCGAAAAGCTGGATATTGTTGTGCTCGAAAAGCTGGGTCTTCCTGTTAAAGGAGAAGCTAAATTAGAAAGCTGGAAACATTTCCTCGCCGCTCTTAAAACCCCTAAAACAGAGGTGCGTATAGGTTTGGTTGGAAAGTATATTGAACTGAAAGATTCGTATAAATCAATTGCCGAGTCTTTTATTCATGCCGGTGTGGCCAATGAGTGTAAAGTGAAATTGGAATGGATACATTCCGAAACAATTACTGAGGAAAATGTAGGTTCCAAACTTAACGGATTAACAGGCATTCTTGTTGCTCCCGGCTTTGGCAACCGTGGTATTGAGGGAAAGATCAATGCTATTAAATTTGCCCGTGAAAATAAAATCCCGTTTTTAGGTATTTGCCTGGGAATGCAATGCGCCGTCATTGAATTTGCCCGTAATGTAATGGGTTTGAAAGGTGCTCACTCTACGGAAATGAATCCCGAAACAGCTCACCCGGTTATAGACCTGTTGGAAGCGCAGAAAAAGATAACCAATAAAGGCGGCACAATGCGCCTTGGAGCCTATACCTGCAAAATAATTGAGGGCACGAAAGTTCTCGAGGCATACAAAACCGCTGAGATATCAGAACGCCATCGTCACCGTTACGAATTTAACAATGAATATTTGGGTGATTTTGAACGGGCAGGTATGGTAGCCAGTGGTATCAATCCCAATGCGGGTTTAGTTGAAATCGTTGAATTAAAAGACCACCCGTGGTTTGTGGGTGTGCAGTTCCATCCTGAATACAAAAGTACTGTTGAGAATCCCCATCCTTTGTTCGTGAACTTTGTAAAGGCCGCTGTTCATGTGGCTTCACTGGTACACTAG